The Geobacter metallireducens GS-15 region GGCGCGGTATGGAGGATGAAGTTGTAGGGGGGATCCTTGAGGACGCTCTTGAGCCGGCCGAGCATATCCTTGAGGGCCACGGCCAGTTCGGCCAGTTCGCCGTCGGTGGACAGGGCGAAATCGTGGGAATGGCGCTTCGGGTAGAGCCGCAGCTCGAAGGGAAAACAGGAGGCGTAGGGTGTCATGATCACGTAGTTGCCGAATTCCCGAACAATCCGGTCGCCGCTCTGGAGCTCGAAATCGAGCAGGTCGCAGAAGAGGCAGCGCTCCTTGTTGGCATAGTGCTCCCGGCAGACGCGCAGCTCGGTGGCCGCAGCCGGGGGAATGAGGGGGACCGCGATGAGCTGGCTGTGGGAGTGGGAAAGGGTGGCCCCGGCCCGCCGGCCGTGGTTCTTGAAAAGGACCATGTAGCGGAACCGCGTGTCCCGGCGCAGGTCCAGGAAACGGGCGCGGTACGCCTTGAGAACCTCGGTGATCTCTGCGGGGGAGAGCTCTGCCAGCCCCCGGTTGTGGTCCGGTGTCTCGATGATGATCTCGTGGGCGCCGATGCCGTTCATGACATCATAGATGCCGTAGGCGCGGCTGTTGAGTTCCCCTTCGATCCGGAGCACCGGAAAGCGGTTCGGGATCACCCGCACCTTCCACCCGGTGGCATTCGCTCCGCCGACAGGACGAACCACGTACACCTCGCCGGGGGTCTTGTCCTCGTTGCCGTAGCAGAAGGGACAGCTGGTCATCTCCGTGGGCTCGGGCTCCACGAGGAAATCCCGCGGCCGGCGCCCCCGGTCGGTGGCGATAATCACCCAGTGCTGCTTGAGGGGGTCCCATCTCAGTTCGGACATTGTTCCTCCAGTTTCATATGAGCCAGTTCTCCGCATCCAGCTCCGGCCCCGCATAGCTCAGAACGAGGGGCGAATCGGCGGGCCAGCGACCAAACTCTTCGCCTCCGCGGACGAGGGTCACGAAAGCGAAGAGCTTCCCCCTCGGCTTGAGCGCCAGGGGCCCCAGGGGAACAGCCGCCTCGCAGACATGGCCGATCTCCCAGCAGCAGCGCCCCTTGGCCTTCTTCCACCCCTTGGTCCCTTTCACCATGAGCTCACCAGACCGATCGGACGGAGTTATTTCGAGACGATACTCGCTCCCGGTGACCAGGTGGAGCTGAAGGGCATCACCCTCCTGAATGGCGAGGTTCAACGGTGTTGGGCCGTCGAGGCGGATATAGAGGTTATCCCGGTCATAGCCGTAAAAAATGGACTGGAGAAGGCTTTCAGCGGCGTGCATGGCCGATGCCTGCTTGGTGAGGTCCACGAGCCCCGCCGCCAGCCACTCGAAATAGTCGTCCACCCGTCCGTTGATGGTGGGGGTGATAAGGGCCGCCGGTTCCCGCACGAGCCCCGCCGGAGTAAGCTTCTTGATGGGCTCGTAGAGCTCCCGGGGGATGTCGAGGCCGAGGAGGCGGTAGACGTTCATGAGGTGCTTGCGGAAGAGGCGGTCAAAGCGGTCGCTGTGGGAGGAGAAGTGATCATCGCCGTACCACCAGAACCAGTCGCTCCCCTCGGCGGCGTAGAGGGAGGTGCAGACGAGCCGGGCAACGCGCTCCTCGTCGGTCCCCTCCCCCTCCCACTGGTCACCCACGGCCATGAGGTCGGCCACCAGCGGGCTGGCGGTGACCGCCGCCTCCCGGGCCCGCTCCAGGTAGTCCCACCCCTGGTTCTCCTCCGGATGGCCGACCCAGATGCCGTAGTCGGCGTTGATCCAGGAGCCGGGGTGGATGTGTTCGATGACCCTCCGCTCCGGCTCCCGGGCAAGGAACCCGGAGCAGGTGGTGCATTCGATTCCCGGCGCGGCGGCGGTGACGCTGTAGAGACCCCGAAGGAAGTCGTAGCCGTTGTCGGGGTAGTACTCCCAGGCGTTCTCGCCGTCCAGGATCACCGGCACTACCCGGGCGTCGGGAGTGCTCTCCCGTATTGCCCGGAGTCTCCCCACGAAATCCTCCACCGCCCGGCGGGGTTCCCAGGAGGAATAGGTGAAGCCGATCAGGTCCGAGAGGAGATGGTCACGGAAAAAGGCCTTCAGCTCCCGGGTGCGGTGGCGGAAGGTGTAGGGATGGTAGAGGGCCTCCCGGTCGGGACCGAGTCCCCCGGGAAGGGTGCGGGCGAGGATCTCCTCGTCGGTGGCGATCCACTTGATGCCGCAGCCGGCAATGATGGCAAGGGCCTCGTCGCTCACCGACCCCTCCGACGGCCACATGCCCACCGGGGTGAAGCCGAACACCTCCTGGAACCGGGCGATGCCGCGACTCACCTGGCTCCGGGCGTCCTCCGGATGGCGAAAGCGGGTTGCCGGGAGGTTCGCCCGGGGCATGGCGATGGCGGCCGCCTTCATGTCGCAGAGAAGGGGAAGAATCGGGTGGTAGTAAGGGGAGACGGCCAGTTCCACCTTCCCCTCATCGTGGAGCTTTTTGTAGAGGGGAATGATCCCGTTGAGGATGTCGGCGTGGCGGGTGAAGAGGAGCGCCTTGTCATCCTCGGTGAAGTTGCGCCCCTTCCGCGCCAGCTCCTTGAGCTCGGGGTAGCGGCGGCGGGCCGCCTCGCCGGTCCAGGCCAGGAAGAACCAGACCTGGAGGTCCAGGAGGTCCTGGTGGCTGAAGTGGCGGTGCCGTTCCCGGCTCTTCACCCGGGTCCCGTCGCCTGCAAGATGGAGGAGCTCCAGATAGCGGCGGTTCGGCTCGATGAGCCGCTGGCGGTTGGCGGAGAAGTAGTTCTCCAGGGCGAAGAGCCGGTCCTCCTCGGCCATGTCGGCCGGGGCCATCCGCCCCCGGACAAGCCAAGGGTCCACGGCCGTGCC contains the following coding sequences:
- the galT gene encoding galactose-1-phosphate uridylyltransferase codes for the protein MSELRWDPLKQHWVIIATDRGRRPRDFLVEPEPTEMTSCPFCYGNEDKTPGEVYVVRPVGGANATGWKVRVIPNRFPVLRIEGELNSRAYGIYDVMNGIGAHEIIIETPDHNRGLAELSPAEITEVLKAYRARFLDLRRDTRFRYMVLFKNHGRRAGATLSHSHSQLIAVPLIPPAAATELRVCREHYANKERCLFCDLLDFELQSGDRIVREFGNYVIMTPYASCFPFELRLYPKRHSHDFALSTDGELAELAVALKDMLGRLKSVLKDPPYNFILHTAPPPQPRLGKPEFWSSIEYDYHWHIELVPRLTPIAGFEWGTGFYINPTSPEDAATFLRGAEL
- a CDS encoding glycoside hydrolase family 57 protein, with the protein product MSAPLSVIFVWHMHQPYYKDPVKGEYALPWTYLHAVKDYFDMAAIVDDTPNARAVFNLVPSLLDQIIDYAGGTAVDPWLVRGRMAPADMAEEDRLFALENYFSANRQRLIEPNRRYLELLHLAGDGTRVKSRERHRHFSHQDLLDLQVWFFLAWTGEAARRRYPELKELARKGRNFTEDDKALLFTRHADILNGIIPLYKKLHDEGKVELAVSPYYHPILPLLCDMKAAAIAMPRANLPATRFRHPEDARSQVSRGIARFQEVFGFTPVGMWPSEGSVSDEALAIIAGCGIKWIATDEEILARTLPGGLGPDREALYHPYTFRHRTRELKAFFRDHLLSDLIGFTYSSWEPRRAVEDFVGRLRAIRESTPDARVVPVILDGENAWEYYPDNGYDFLRGLYSVTAAAPGIECTTCSGFLAREPERRVIEHIHPGSWINADYGIWVGHPEENQGWDYLERAREAAVTASPLVADLMAVGDQWEGEGTDEERVARLVCTSLYAAEGSDWFWWYGDDHFSSHSDRFDRLFRKHLMNVYRLLGLDIPRELYEPIKKLTPAGLVREPAALITPTINGRVDDYFEWLAAGLVDLTKQASAMHAAESLLQSIFYGYDRDNLYIRLDGPTPLNLAIQEGDALQLHLVTGSEYRLEITPSDRSGELMVKGTKGWKKAKGRCCWEIGHVCEAAVPLGPLALKPRGKLFAFVTLVRGGEEFGRWPADSPLVLSYAGPELDAENWLI